The genomic stretch CCCCGCGCTGCACGCGCACCCGCCGCACCCGGCCGCAGGAGCGGGCTCCGGGCGCCGGGCCAGCCGGGCCAGCCCGACGGCGGCGGCGACGTCGGCCAGCCCGACCACGCCGGCGAGGATGGCGGCCGCGACCCGGCCGGTGGCCAGCAGCGCGTCGGCCCCGCCGACGGTGCCGAGGACGACGGCTCCGGCCAGCAGGGCGACGCCCAGCCCCGCCGCGGCCGCCCGGCCGGTGGCTGCGACGGCGAGCGCGGTGGGCACCAGCACGACGGCGGCGACGAGGACCCAGCCGGTGGCCGTCGCGGACACCAGCGCGACGAGGAGCGCGAGCACGCCGAACCACACGGCGACGGCGCCGCCGGCGGCGCCGGTGCGGGTCACCTCCCCCGTCCGGGCCGCGCGCAGCAGGGCCGCCCCGCGCAGCACCGCGAGGGCCCCTGCGCCACCGAGCAGCAGCTGCGGCCCGACCGACCAGGTGAGCGCGAGCACGGCCAGCACGATCAGCGCCGCACCCAGGGCGGCCGTCCGGGGCCACGTCCGCCGGGCCTGCTCGGGGGTGGTCGGGGCGGTGCCGGGCAGGCGGCCGGCGGTCACGGCGTTCGTCACCCGCCCAGTGTCCCCCACCGGGGCGGGGCGCCGTCCCCGCCCCGCGCGCGGCGGACCGCCCGGGACGGTGGGATCCTCCTCCCGGGCCCAGGACCGGCCCGGAGCGGAGCGCACGGGTGGGAACGGGGCAGGCGGCGCACGACGCCGCCGCCAGCACGACGCTCCGGCGGTTCGCCGCGGTCGGGCTGGTCGGGTACGGCCTGCTGCACCTGGCCGTCGCCTGGCTGGCGCTGCAGCTCGCCTGGCGGGAGACCGGCACGACCGGCACCGGGGGCAACCGGGGTCCCGGCCGGGAGACCACCGCGGACCCCAGCGGCGCACTGTCCGTGCTGGCCGGGTCGCCGTCCGGCACGGTCGCGCTGTGGGTGCTGGTCGCCGGGTTGGCCGGGCTGGCCCTCTGGCAGGCCGCCGAGGTGCTGCGCCACCACCGGTCGGTGCCCCCACCCGGGCGGGCGCGGTGGAGTGCGCTCGCCCGGATGGTGCGAACGGTGGCCACCGCGGCCGTCTACGGCTACCTGGCCGTCCTCGCCGCGCGGGCCACGGTCACCGGCGGCCAGCAACGGGACGAGGAGCAGTCCGCCGTCCGCGGGGTGCTCGGCTGGCCGGGCGGGCAGCTGCTCGTGGTCGCCGTCGCGGTCGTCGTGGCCGGGGTCGGGGCGCACCTCGCGCAGAAGGGCGTGCGGGCCGCGTTCGGCGACGAGCTGGACCTGGCGCCCTTCTCCCCCCGCCTGCGCCGGCTGATCCAGGTGCTGTGCCAGGCCGGCTTCGTCACCAAGGGCGTCGCGCTCCTGCTGGTCGGCGGTGTGGTCGGCTGGGCGGCGGCCACCTTCGACCCGGAGCAGGCCAACGGCCTGGACGGTGCGCTGCGCACGATCGCGGACGCCCCGTACGGGCGCTGGCTGCTGAGCGCGATCGCCGCGGGCACCGCCCTGTTCAGCGTCTACTGCTTCGCCCGGGCCCGGCACCCGGTCGGCTGATCGTCCGCCGGGCGGTCCGGCCTCGCGTGTGCCACGCTGATCGCCGCCACGGGGGCCGGACGACGGGGAGTGACAGGTGGGGACGACCTCGGGGGCAGGCACCTCGGCACAGCAGGCCGGCGACAGCGACGCCCTGGAGCACCTCGCCCGGGTCGGCCTGATCGCCTACGGCGTCGTGCACCTGCTGATCGCCTGGCTGGCGCTGCAGCTGGCCTGGAGCGGCGGCAGTGGCTCCGCCGACCAGTCCGGGGCGATGGCGACGCTGGCCCAGCAGCCCTTCGGCCAGGTGCTGCTGTGGGTGCTGGCGATCGGGCTGGTGGCGCTGGCGCTGTGGCAGCTGGCCGTGCTCCTGCGTCACCGCGCCGGGCTGCGCAGCTCCGGGGACCAGCGCAAGGAGGCGGCCGCGAAGAGCGCCAAGGCGGTGGCCAAGGCCGTCGTCTACGTGTTCCTGGCGGTCACCGCGATCCGCTTCGCCACCGGTGGCGGGCAGTCCAGCTCCGGGCAGGAGCAGCAGACCGTGGCCGGCGTGTTCGGCTGGCCCGGCGGCCGCTGGCTGGTCGGCCTCGCGGCCCTCGTCGTGATCGGGGTGGGCGCCTACCACGTGCACAAGGGGCTCACGAGCCGCTTCCTCAAGGAGATCGACACCGCGGAGGCCTCCGCCGGGCAGCGCCGGGTCATCGAACGACTCGGCCAGGTCGGCTACCCGGCCAAGGGCATCGCCCTCGCGCTGGTCGGCGGCCTGCTGGGCTGGGCGGCGATCACCTTCGACGCCTCGAAGGCCGGTGGCCTGGACAGCGCACTGCACACGGTGCTCGACGCGCCGTTCGGCAAGCTGCTGCTCACCCTGGTCGCGCTCGGCATCGCGGCGTTCGGCGTCTTCTCCTTCGCCCGGGCCCGGTATCCCCAGCGCACGTGACCCGCGCCCCTGACCAGCGGCACGTGCCCTCGGCGGTGCGCGGCCCGCTGCGGTGGGTGCACGACGCGGCCGACCGGGCCCGCGAGGTCACCGACCACCCGGTGCTCGAGCACCTGGCCCGGATCGGTCTGGTGGCCTACGGGGTGCTGCACCTGCTCATCGGCTGGCTGACGGCCCGGATCGCCTGGTTCGTGCAGCCGCGCACCGAGGACGCCGACCAGACCGGCGCCCTGCAGGCGGTGGCCGACTCACCCGGCGGCCTCGTCCTGCTCTGGCTGATCGGGCTCGGGCTGCTGGCGCTCGCGGTCTGGCAGGGCGGGGAGGTGCTGCGCTGGTGGACCGGGCTGCTCCGCCCCGGGCACCGGCTGCGGGTGGCGCTGGTGTGCGCGAAGTGCGGGGCGAAGGCGGTCGTCTACGCGGTCCTCGGGGCCACCGCGCTGCTGTTCGCCGCCGGCGCCGGCTACGAGGCCGACGAGCGCGTCCAGGAGCTGACCGGCGACGCGTTCCTGGTCCCCGGTGGCTCGACCCTGGTGGGTGCCGTCGGCGTCGGCGTCGCGGCCGTCGGGGTGTACGTGCTGGTGCGCGGGGTGACCGGGGGCTTCATGCGGGACGTCGACCTGCACGCCGCCCCGGACCGGTGGGAGCCGCTGATCGAACGGATCGGGCGGGTCGGCTACGTGGCCAAGGGCATCGCCTTCGCCCTCTCCGGCGGGCTGCTGACCCACGCGGCGGTGCAGCGCGACGTGTCGACCGCGACCGGGCTGGACGGGGCGATGAACGCGATCGGCGCCGTGCCCACCGGGCAGTGGCTGCTGACCGCCGTCGCCGTCGGCTTCGCCGCGTTCGGGGTGTACGCGCTGGCCCGGGCCCGCTACCCCGACCGGGACCCCTCGACCTGACACGCGGCTCCCACGCTCTTCGCGCGCTCCCCACGCGGTGCGGTGCGTGGGGAGCGCGCGAAGAGCGTGGGTGGCCGTCAGGCGTCGACGACGGTGAAGACGTCCCAGAGGCCGGTGATCTGCAGCGGCCGGACGACGGCCCGTGCGGTGCCGCAGCGCATCTGCAGGGTCCGCCCGCCGGCGAGCGCTGCGCGGTGCGCGGTGGCCAGCGCCGAGAGGCCGGCGGAGTCCAGGAACGTGACGCCGGACAGGTCGAGCTCGACGACGTCCAGGCCCGGGCGGGCGAGCACCTCGAGGACGGCACCGCGCAGACCGGGAGCGGTCGTCGAGTCGACCTCACCGCTCACGGTGACGGTGCACCCGGCGGCCGAGGGGACGGCGGCGAGGTGGACGGTGACGTCGATGCGGGTGGGGTCGATGTCGACGGGCAGTGCGGTCATGATCGCCTCCGGCGGGCCCGAGCGCGGCCGGCGACGCTGCCGGCCAGGCGGCCGGACCCCTGCCGGGGTCCGGTCACGGCTGGTGGTTGAACCGCGTGGCCCTGACGCTAGGGAGCCGATCGGCTGCGCACAAGAGGCCTGCGGCGTTTCGGGTTCCGCCACGCCGGTGGTACCGATCTCCCGGGGCGGCCGGACCGGTCAGCCCCAGACCTCCTGCGCGGTCTCCACGACCAGCGCGAGCTTGCGGATCTGCTCGTCCCGGGTCAGCGCGTTGCCCTCGACGGTGGAGGAGAAACCGCACTGCGGCGACAGCGCCAGCTGCTCCAGCGGCACGTACCGGGCGGCCTCG from Modestobacter roseus encodes the following:
- a CDS encoding DUF1206 domain-containing protein; the protein is MGTTSGAGTSAQQAGDSDALEHLARVGLIAYGVVHLLIAWLALQLAWSGGSGSADQSGAMATLAQQPFGQVLLWVLAIGLVALALWQLAVLLRHRAGLRSSGDQRKEAAAKSAKAVAKAVVYVFLAVTAIRFATGGGQSSSGQEQQTVAGVFGWPGGRWLVGLAALVVIGVGAYHVHKGLTSRFLKEIDTAEASAGQRRVIERLGQVGYPAKGIALALVGGLLGWAAITFDASKAGGLDSALHTVLDAPFGKLLLTLVALGIAAFGVFSFARARYPQRT
- a CDS encoding STAS domain-containing protein, producing the protein MTALPVDIDPTRIDVTVHLAAVPSAAGCTVTVSGEVDSTTAPGLRGAVLEVLARPGLDVVELDLSGVTFLDSAGLSALATAHRAALAGGRTLQMRCGTARAVVRPLQITGLWDVFTVVDA
- a CDS encoding DUF1206 domain-containing protein; the protein is MTRAPDQRHVPSAVRGPLRWVHDAADRAREVTDHPVLEHLARIGLVAYGVLHLLIGWLTARIAWFVQPRTEDADQTGALQAVADSPGGLVLLWLIGLGLLALAVWQGGEVLRWWTGLLRPGHRLRVALVCAKCGAKAVVYAVLGATALLFAAGAGYEADERVQELTGDAFLVPGGSTLVGAVGVGVAAVGVYVLVRGVTGGFMRDVDLHAAPDRWEPLIERIGRVGYVAKGIAFALSGGLLTHAAVQRDVSTATGLDGAMNAIGAVPTGQWLLTAVAVGFAAFGVYALARARYPDRDPST
- a CDS encoding DUF1206 domain-containing protein codes for the protein MGTGQAAHDAAASTTLRRFAAVGLVGYGLLHLAVAWLALQLAWRETGTTGTGGNRGPGRETTADPSGALSVLAGSPSGTVALWVLVAGLAGLALWQAAEVLRHHRSVPPPGRARWSALARMVRTVATAAVYGYLAVLAARATVTGGQQRDEEQSAVRGVLGWPGGQLLVVAVAVVVAGVGAHLAQKGVRAAFGDELDLAPFSPRLRRLIQVLCQAGFVTKGVALLLVGGVVGWAAATFDPEQANGLDGALRTIADAPYGRWLLSAIAAGTALFSVYCFARARHPVG